In Silene latifolia isolate original U9 population chromosome 3, ASM4854445v1, whole genome shotgun sequence, a single window of DNA contains:
- the LOC141647486 gene encoding cell division protein FtsZ homolog 2-2, chloroplastic, translated as MVTSGLKSVPCYDAGVLTVFGRRLPYLGRIGCVTVSDIWPNGNRIGGSCSLKFKCSANSHSVNRSNSNDPFLNLHPEISLLRGGGVDVDSNNARIDVSTGNGTESLRDSYVANDSNLAKIKVIGVGGGGSNAVNRMIENAMKGIEFWIVNTDVQAMRMSPVFPENRLQIGQELTRGLGAGGNPDIGMNAAKESKELIEEALHGSDMVFVTAGMGGGTGTGAAPIIASVAKSMGILTVGIVTTPFSFEGRRRAVQAQEGIAALRDSVDTLIVIPNDKLLTAVSPSTPVTEAFNLADDILRQGVRGISDIITIPGLVNVDFADVRAIMADAGSSLMGIGMATGKTRARDAALNAIQSPLLDIGIERATGIVWNITGGSDLTLLEVNAAAEVIYDLVDPSANLIFGAVIDPSLSGQVSITLIATGFKRQEDGENRVLQASQAAQGDSNVGINRRPSVSESISVEIPEFLRKKGRTRFPRA; from the exons ATGGTAACAAGTGGGTTAAAGTCTGTTCCTTGTTATGATGCTGGTGTATTGACTGTTTTTGGAAGAAGACTTCCCTATTTAGGTAGAATTGGTTGTGTCACAGTGTCGGATATATGGCCGAATGGGAATAGAATTGGGGGTTCATGTTCGCTTAAGTTCAAATGCTCCGCGAATTCCCATAGTGTGAATAGATCTAATAGCAATGACCCGTTCCTCAATCTTCACCCGGAAATTTCCTTGCTCAGAGGGGGAGGGGTTGATGTCGATAGCAACAACGCGAGGATTGATGTTTCTACTGGGAATGGGACTGAGAGTTTGAGGGACTCGTATGTTGCTAATGATTCCAATTTGGCAAAGATCAAAGTtattggtgttggtggtggtggttcaaATGCGGTTAATAGAATGATTGAGAATGCTATGAAAGGTATTGAGTTTTGGATTGTCAATACTGATGTGCAAGCAATGAGAATGTCCCCTGTTTTCCCTGAGAACCGTCTGCAAATTGGTCAAGAGCTCACTCGAGGTTTGGGAGCTGGTGGAAACCCAGATATTGGAATGAATGCAGCCAAAGAAAGCAAAGAGCTGATAGAAGAGGCTCTTCATGGCTCTGATATGGTCTTTGTCACG GCTGGGATGGGTGGTGGAACCGGCACTGGTGCGGCTCCTATTATCGCAAGTGTTGCAAAGTCAATGGGAATTTTGACTGTCGGAATTGTGACAACCCCATTTTCTTTTGAGGGAAGGAGAAGGGCAGTTCAAGCCCAAGAAGGAATTGCAGCTTTGAGGGACAGTGTTGACACACTCATTGTTATTCCAAATGATAAGTTACTTACTGCAGTTTCTCCTTCTACCCCGGTCACAGAAGCATTTAATCTGGCTGATGATATTTTACGACAGGGTGTTCGTGGAATTTCAGATATAATTACG ATACCTGGGTTGGTGAACGTAGACTTTGCTGATGTGAGAGCTATTATGGCGGATGCTGGCTCTTCGTTGATGGGCATAGGGATGGCTACTG GTAAGACCCGAGCTAGAGATGCTGCCCTTAATGCAATTCAGTCTCCTTTACTGGATATTGGTATAGAAAGAGCCACTGGAATCGTGTGGAATATTACTGGTGGGAGTGATTTAACTTTGCTAGAG GTCAATGCTGCAGCAGAGGTTATATATGATTTGGTAGATCCGAGTGCCAATCTGATCTTTGGGGCAGTGATAGATCCGTCACTAAGTGGCCAG GTCAGTATAACTCTGATAGCGACAGGGTTCAAACGTCAAGAAGATGGTGAAAATAGAGTCCTCCAG GCGAGTCAGGCAGCACAGGGAGACAGTAACGTTGGTATCAACAGACGGCCATCCGTGAGCGAAAGTATCTCGGTTGAGATCCCAGAGTTTTTGAGGAAGAAAGGGCGCACACGTTTCCCTAGAGCCTGA